Proteins from one Salinispora arenicola genomic window:
- a CDS encoding Fur family transcriptional regulator, whose product MVSESSLAELLRARGLRLTAQRQLVLQAVLDLGHATPEQVHTAVRAVAAGVNITTIYRTLELLERLGLVTHTHLSHGSPTYHAAGEDQHVHLVCRECGAIDEIDPTLLRPLADQLAEQRGFRVDIGHVSLFGRCERCWNGDQE is encoded by the coding sequence ATGGTGTCCGAATCCTCCCTAGCGGAACTGCTCCGGGCCCGTGGGCTGCGCTTGACGGCGCAGCGGCAGCTCGTCCTCCAGGCGGTGCTGGACCTTGGTCACGCCACACCGGAGCAGGTCCACACGGCTGTCCGAGCGGTGGCCGCGGGGGTCAACATCACCACCATCTACCGCACGCTGGAGCTGCTGGAACGGCTCGGCCTGGTGACCCACACCCATCTTTCGCACGGCTCGCCGACATACCACGCGGCGGGTGAGGATCAGCACGTGCACCTGGTCTGTCGGGAGTGCGGCGCGATCGACGAGATCGATCCGACCCTGCTACGCCCGCTGGCCGACCAACTCGCCGAGCAGCGGGGGTTCCGGGTGGACATCGGCCATGTTTCCCTCTTTGGCCGCTGCGAACGCTGTTGGAACGGGGATCAAGAATGA
- a CDS encoding winged helix-turn-helix domain-containing protein — protein MAVRERVLRQLDGVGPVVSCADLAELRVMLFAEPPADEGRGVNPPLAPVSYGDLVIDPPGHVVTWRGRPLALTRTERMLLARLVTPPVRLWSYERLFASVWGGAYLGDTAILHSAMKRLRRKLRLLTGGPRVQTVRGVGYRLVPTSDDTGG, from the coding sequence ATGGCCGTGCGCGAGCGCGTGCTGCGTCAGCTTGACGGGGTGGGGCCGGTGGTGAGCTGTGCTGATCTTGCGGAGCTGCGGGTGATGCTTTTCGCCGAGCCGCCCGCCGACGAGGGCCGGGGTGTCAACCCACCGCTGGCCCCTGTCAGCTACGGCGATCTGGTGATCGACCCGCCGGGGCACGTGGTCACCTGGCGGGGGCGCCCACTGGCGCTGACCCGCACCGAACGGATGTTGTTGGCCCGGCTGGTCACCCCGCCGGTCAGGCTCTGGAGCTACGAGCGCCTTTTCGCATCCGTCTGGGGCGGCGCCTACCTCGGCGACACCGCGATCCTGCACTCGGCGATGAAACGGCTCCGACGCAAGCTGCGCCTGCTCACCGGCGGTCCGCGAGTGCAGACGGTGCGCGGGGTCGGCTACCGGCTCGTTCCGACCTCCGACGACACCGGTGGGTGA
- a CDS encoding MBL fold metallo-hydrolase, producing the protein MTGENLQFTVLGCATPYPSVDNPCSGYLVSGGGARVWVDAGSGTLAQLQRHVRLDELDAIWVSHLHADHSADLLTAYYGALYADIQLAAPIPLYGPPGIADRLAHFLTNTAARSPIESAFAVEELHDGHRVAVGALTLTSHAVAHGIPAFALRVDVGGRSLAYSGDTAPCPGLTSLAGGCDVLLCEAESAQAPSEGERVHHTPEDAGDTARVAEARRLIVTHIGRFLTPQQAVARASTRFDGPIDFAAPGATHSVD; encoded by the coding sequence ATGACAGGCGAGAATCTTCAGTTCACGGTTCTGGGTTGTGCAACGCCTTACCCGAGTGTGGACAATCCCTGTTCCGGCTACCTGGTGTCGGGTGGGGGTGCCCGGGTGTGGGTGGACGCGGGCAGTGGGACGCTGGCTCAGCTGCAACGACATGTCCGGCTGGACGAACTGGACGCGATCTGGGTCTCGCACCTGCACGCTGATCACAGCGCCGACCTCCTGACCGCCTACTACGGGGCGCTGTATGCCGATATCCAGCTCGCGGCTCCGATCCCGCTGTACGGCCCGCCCGGCATCGCCGACCGATTGGCGCACTTCCTGACCAACACCGCGGCCCGCAGCCCGATCGAATCCGCCTTCGCCGTCGAAGAGCTACACGACGGGCACCGGGTGGCGGTTGGCGCGCTGACGTTGACCAGTCATGCAGTGGCGCACGGTATCCCCGCTTTCGCTCTGCGTGTCGATGTTGGGGGACGGTCGTTGGCGTACTCCGGGGACACGGCCCCCTGTCCTGGCCTGACGAGTCTGGCCGGGGGCTGCGATGTGCTGCTGTGCGAGGCCGAGAGCGCGCAGGCCCCGAGCGAGGGGGAACGGGTTCACCACACACCGGAGGATGCCGGTGACACTGCTCGCGTGGCCGAGGCAAGGCGCTTGATCGTTACACACATCGGGCGGTTCCTCACCCCGCAGCAGGCGGTGGCACGCGCCTCGACCCGGTTTGACGGTCCCATCGACTTCGCCGCCCCCGGCGCCACCCATTCGGTCGACTGA
- a CDS encoding DsrE family protein, with translation MLAPVGRNLVVKVTAGADSPERCAQAFTVAATAAAAGVDVSLWLTGEATWFALPGRAQEFELPHSAPLGELLHVLLTTGRVTACTQCAARRDIGPGDVLPGIRIAGSAVFVEEVMAEETRALVY, from the coding sequence ATGCTGGCGCCCGTGGGCCGAAACCTCGTCGTCAAGGTCACCGCCGGAGCGGATTCCCCGGAGCGGTGCGCGCAGGCCTTCACGGTCGCGGCCACCGCAGCCGCCGCCGGAGTCGACGTCTCGCTCTGGCTGACCGGCGAGGCAACCTGGTTCGCGCTGCCCGGGCGGGCGCAGGAGTTCGAGCTGCCGCACTCGGCGCCGCTGGGTGAACTGCTGCACGTGCTCCTGACGACGGGCCGCGTGACCGCCTGCACGCAGTGCGCGGCCCGCCGGGACATCGGACCCGGCGACGTGCTGCCAGGCATCCGGATCGCCGGCTCGGCGGTCTTCGTCGAAGAGGTCATGGCCGAGGAGACCCGCGCGCTCGTCTACTAG
- a CDS encoding FABP family protein: MSDENPLQPPWLNAPPVDPYPYEESHDLRTGPKLHPALDGLLPYVGVWRGRGRGGYPTIEDFDYGQEIRISHDGRPFLCYESRAWLLDEQSRPIRPAGREMGWWRPVLAGDRATGEWEALMTTPTGVMELHLGKRTGTQLEFATDAVVRTPTAKEVTAGHRLFGIVEGALLYAQEMAAVGHGLTPHLSARLIRVGG; the protein is encoded by the coding sequence GTGAGTGACGAGAATCCGCTCCAGCCACCGTGGCTGAACGCGCCACCGGTGGATCCGTACCCCTACGAGGAGAGCCACGACCTGCGTACCGGCCCCAAACTGCATCCCGCTCTGGACGGCTTGCTGCCGTACGTCGGAGTGTGGCGAGGGCGTGGCCGGGGCGGCTATCCCACCATTGAGGACTTCGACTACGGGCAGGAGATCCGGATCAGCCACGACGGCCGACCTTTCCTGTGCTACGAGTCGCGCGCCTGGCTGCTGGACGAGCAGAGCCGGCCGATCCGCCCCGCCGGGCGTGAGATGGGCTGGTGGCGGCCGGTGCTGGCCGGTGACCGGGCGACCGGCGAGTGGGAAGCGTTGATGACCACGCCCACCGGTGTGATGGAGCTACACCTCGGCAAGCGCACCGGTACCCAGCTCGAGTTCGCCACCGATGCGGTGGTCCGCACTCCCACCGCGAAGGAGGTGACCGCCGGCCACCGGCTCTTCGGCATCGTGGAGGGGGCCCTGCTCTACGCGCAGGAGATGGCCGCGGTCGGCCACGGCCTCACCCCGCATCTGTCCGCCCGGCTGATTCGGGTGGGCGGCTGA
- the mtfM gene encoding small membrane protein MtfM, with protein sequence MVTEIGFVSLLVAGLGGLAGGLVYLAVRISRGHW encoded by the coding sequence ATGGTCACCGAGATAGGGTTCGTGAGTTTGCTGGTCGCCGGCCTGGGTGGGCTCGCCGGTGGCCTGGTCTACCTTGCTGTACGCATATCGAGAGGGCATTGGTGA
- a CDS encoding aminotransferase class IV, which translates to MVTARIAVLGHGQVPVTEPVLRGDDLGVLHGDGLFETMHLRAGRPWLREAHLGRMRRAAQAVELALPPTGALVALLDEISDGWPIDVEGVLRLVCTRGAEGGGPPTTYATLAPVPPSAQAARRDGITVATLPLGVPARARAGLDWLPTGSKTTSYAVNNAARRWASRSGVTDALWISTDGYVLEGPTANVLWLAAGALRTVPATTGILPGTTAAWLLANADQVGLAAEERLATPAELHTADAIWFSSSVRGLVEVRALDGVRRPRSAYTKRLQALLGFPVPPDEQPG; encoded by the coding sequence ATGGTGACGGCGAGGATCGCGGTACTCGGGCACGGCCAGGTGCCGGTCACGGAACCGGTGCTGCGCGGCGACGACCTGGGCGTCCTGCACGGCGACGGCCTCTTCGAGACGATGCACCTGCGGGCGGGCCGGCCCTGGTTGCGGGAAGCACACCTGGGTCGGATGAGAAGGGCGGCGCAGGCGGTGGAACTGGCCCTACCACCGACCGGAGCTCTGGTGGCGTTGCTCGATGAGATCAGCGACGGCTGGCCCATCGACGTCGAGGGGGTGCTGCGGCTGGTCTGTACCCGAGGCGCCGAGGGCGGCGGACCACCAACCACCTACGCCACGCTCGCCCCGGTACCGCCGTCGGCCCAGGCCGCGCGCCGGGACGGGATCACCGTGGCGACGTTGCCGCTGGGCGTGCCGGCCCGCGCCCGCGCCGGCCTGGACTGGTTGCCCACCGGCAGCAAAACCACGTCGTACGCGGTGAACAACGCCGCCCGTCGGTGGGCATCCCGCAGCGGTGTCACCGACGCGCTCTGGATCTCCACCGACGGGTACGTCCTGGAAGGGCCAACCGCCAACGTCCTATGGCTTGCCGCCGGTGCGCTACGCACCGTGCCCGCCACCACCGGCATCCTGCCCGGCACCACCGCCGCCTGGCTGCTGGCCAACGCCGACCAGGTGGGGCTGGCCGCGGAGGAACGGCTGGCCACCCCCGCCGAACTGCACACCGCCGACGCCATCTGGTTCAGCTCGTCCGTCCGGGGGCTGGTCGAGGTCCGTGCCCTCGATGGCGTGAGGCGACCGCGCTCGGCGTACACGAAGCGGTTACAGGCCCTACTCGGCTTCCCCGTCCCGCCCGACGAACAGCCCGGATGA
- a CDS encoding YgfZ/GcvT domain-containing protein, which yields MIDIAGAVSVESIDEASRDQPEPAHAAAGVRPVAAHYGDPLREQRTLETAVGLVDRSHRGVIAVPGEERLSWLHTLTTQHLAELPAGQGTELLVLSPHGHVEQHAMVAEDGGTTWLDTEPGDTGGLLGYLERMRFFSKVEPRDVTPDHALLALVGPAAVEAAATLGVSGLADPDILEVPGPKFRAGSVPPRPTVRYDVRPLPVGGWARRGPLGVDLLVARDTMGQVVTDLRAAGVPVAGLWAYEAVRVGARRPRVGVDTDHRTIPAEVDLVGPAVHLEKGCYRGQETVARVHNMGRPPRRLVLLHLDGVTTDEPPPAGTPVMREGRAVGFVGTAVHHHELGQIALAVVKRNVPDDARLLVGETAAMIDR from the coding sequence ATGATCGACATTGCCGGAGCGGTGTCCGTTGAGAGTATCGACGAGGCCAGCCGGGATCAGCCGGAGCCGGCGCACGCCGCGGCCGGCGTTCGGCCGGTGGCGGCGCACTACGGGGATCCGCTGCGCGAGCAGCGCACCCTGGAGACGGCGGTCGGCCTGGTCGACCGCTCGCACCGGGGGGTGATCGCGGTGCCGGGCGAGGAACGGCTCAGTTGGCTGCACACGCTCACCACCCAGCACCTGGCGGAGCTGCCCGCCGGGCAGGGCACCGAGCTGCTGGTGCTCTCGCCGCACGGGCACGTCGAGCAGCACGCGATGGTCGCCGAGGACGGCGGGACGACCTGGCTGGACACCGAGCCGGGCGACACCGGTGGCCTGCTCGGGTATCTGGAGCGGATGCGTTTTTTCAGCAAGGTGGAGCCGCGGGACGTGACGCCGGACCACGCCCTGCTCGCTCTGGTCGGGCCGGCGGCGGTGGAAGCTGCCGCGACGCTCGGTGTGTCCGGCCTGGCCGACCCGGACATACTCGAGGTGCCCGGCCCGAAGTTCCGGGCCGGCTCGGTTCCGCCCCGGCCGACGGTGCGTTACGACGTCCGTCCGCTGCCGGTCGGGGGCTGGGCCCGCCGTGGCCCGCTCGGCGTTGATCTGCTGGTGGCGCGGGACACCATGGGACAGGTGGTCACGGACCTGCGCGCCGCGGGGGTGCCGGTCGCCGGGCTCTGGGCGTACGAGGCGGTGCGGGTGGGTGCCCGCCGCCCTCGGGTCGGGGTGGACACCGACCATCGGACCATCCCGGCCGAGGTAGATCTGGTTGGGCCGGCGGTGCACCTGGAGAAGGGCTGCTATCGGGGGCAGGAGACGGTGGCCCGGGTGCACAACATGGGCCGTCCACCGCGCCGGCTCGTCCTCCTGCACCTGGACGGGGTGACCACGGATGAGCCGCCGCCGGCCGGCACTCCGGTGATGCGGGAGGGACGGGCGGTCGGCTTCGTCGGTACCGCCGTGCACCACCACGAGCTGGGCCAGATAGCCCTGGCGGTGGTCAAGCGCAACGTTCCCGATGACGCCCGCCTGCTGGTGGGGGAGACCGCCGCGATGATCGACAGGTAA